ACGGGACGTACGAAACGTTGCCGTGGAGCCGATTCCAGCCGCTCGGGACATTGGCTCGCTGAAGAGCCGCACAATCCGCGGACCCTTCCGAAAATTTTCACCTCGGCGTGCGCCATTGCGGCGCGGCTGAAGGCGCGCCGGTCCCGGGGAACGCACCCCGGAGTCGAGCGGACCCGGCGCAACAGGTTACATGCAAAACACAATTGAAACACCCTCCGCATTCGACTCACTCGGCCTCGCGCCAGAGTTGATCGACGCCATCCGCGACGCGGGGTATCGGGAGCCAACGCCGATTCAGGCGCAGGCAATCCCGCTCGCGCTCAAAGGGCGCGACCTCATTGGCCTGGCCCAGACAGGCACCGGCAAGACTGCCGCATTCACCCTTCCCATCATCCAGCGCCTCCTTGGCGGGCCACGACGCCTTCGCGCGCTCATCCTCGCGCCAACGCGTGAGCTCGCGGCGCAGGTTCGCGAGAGCTTCGAGAAGTACGGCCGCCACAGCGGTTTGCGCGTGGCAGAGGTATTCGGCGGAGTCGCGCTCGGTCCGCAGGAGACAGCGCTTCGGCGGGGAGTCGATGTCGTCGTCGCCACGCCCGGTCGCCTGATCGACCACCTCGAGCGTCAGAACCTCGTCTTCGACGACCTCGAGGTGCTCGTGCTCGACGAAGCCGATCGCATGCTGGACATGGGGTTCGCACCGCAGATCAACCAGATCGTGCGCGAGGTTCCCGCATACCGGCAGACGCTCCTGTTCAGCGCGACGATGCCGCCCGAGGTCGAGGCGCTCGCGCGCAAATATCTCCGGAAGCCGATCGTCGTGCAGGTAGGTCTTCGGACTCAGGCGGTGGACACGGTGGCGCACGCCGTGTATCCCGTTCCGCGCGAGCGGAAGAGTGCCCTGCTGGCCGAGCTGCTGAAGCAGCCCGAGATGGACTCAGTGCTCGTGTTCACGCGTACCAAGCACGGCGCCGACCGCCTCGTGCGGCACCTTCAGCGCGCTG
This genomic interval from Longimicrobiales bacterium contains the following:
- a CDS encoding DEAD/DEAH box helicase, with the protein product MQNTIETPSAFDSLGLAPELIDAIRDAGYREPTPIQAQAIPLALKGRDLIGLAQTGTGKTAAFTLPIIQRLLGGPRRLRALILAPTRELAAQVRESFEKYGRHSGLRVAEVFGGVALGPQETALRRGVDVVVATPGRLIDHLERQNLVFDDLEVLVLDEADRMLDMGFAPQINQIVREVPAYRQTLLFSATMPPEVEALARKYLRKPIVVQVGLRTQAVDTVAHAVYPVPRERKSALLAELLKQPEMDSVLVFTRTKHGADRLVRHLQRAGVEATAMHADKSQSQRMQALEEFKAGKIRVLVATDIAQRGLDIAGISHVINYDVPQRPEDYVHRIGRTGRAAATGDAFTFMSPDEIATVRTIERVLGTPIPRIS